The DNA region GTTCCGCCACCGGACGAATCTACGTTCAACTGTCCGGGCCCGTTTCCGTCGACGATGTTGCCGGCGATCGTCAGCGTGTAGCCATTGCTGTCGATCGCGCTGCCGAAGGCGCTGCTGTTGATCGCGAAGCGGTTGCTGAAAGTCAGGCCGTCCGCGCCGGCCTGGAACTGACCGTTGTCGAGCGTGACGGCGCCGGTTCCGACGGCGCTGTTGTTGGTGACCTGCAGCAGGCTCGAGGAGACCACCGTGCCGCCGCTGTAGGTGTTCGCACCCGACAGTATCAGCGTGCCCAAGCCGATTTTCGTCAGCGAGCCGCCCGTGCCGGATATGACGCCGCTCACCGCGGTCGATCTATTGTCGCTGCCGACCGTGAGAGCGTTGGCGCCGAGGATGTAATTGCCGGCGCCTGCGATCGAGCCCGCCGTGACATGGCCGTCATGCGAGGGGCCGGTGGTCGTCGAGAAATCGACCGTGCCGCCGACGTTGGCAATGAGCTGGGCGGTGCCGGCGCTGCTGTGGCCGGCGAAGCTGACGCTGCCGCCCGTATCCGCCGTAATCGCGACGCTGCCGCCATTGACGGTGATACCGCCCTGCGTGAAGGAGAGCCCCCCGGAGATGGTGGCGGTGTAGGCCGAGGCACCGCTATTGAAGGTCCATGCGCCCATGCTCACGGCCGGTGCGGCTAGCGTCAGGGCCGTGATCGCGGAGGTGTCGAAGGAGGCCGTATTGGAGGCGCCCGGTACGCTGCCGGTCGACCAGTTGCTCCCGGTATTCAGGTCTCCGGAACCTGGAGTTGCGCTCCAAGACGCGTCCTGTGCGACCGCCGGTGCGGCGATCGCAGCGATCGTCAGCGCGGAGCCCGCCAAAAACGCGAGCCTCAGGCTCTCGCACAGGCGCAGGGGCGCAAGCGCATACAAGCTCATCCCCTGACGCATCTTTTGCCCACCAGCCCGCAACCCCAAACCGCCCCTTGTCCTTGCCCTCGATCATAGGGGAGGGCGAGAAAAATGCCAGACTTGGCCGAATGTTATCCAACTCTCCACGACTCTGTGGCCGCGGCGCCACAGATCGGCGCAACTAGGGGGCATCTCTGTGAGCAAGCTCCGCAAGCCTCGACTGCCGGGCGGCCAAGACCCAAAACCTTCCCGGAAGTCGAGCGTCTGTTTCGTTCGGCGATGTCTAGCGACCGATGGGTCGCCGCGGCAACCGGCAGCGCAAGATTTGGCTGGATTCGTCGGATGAATGTCCGATTCTGTCGTGCCGGATCGCTCCTTGATCCTCGGAACAAGTCCGAGGAGGGCGAGGTGAAAGCGCCGGCGCTCCATTGAGCCTGTGTCTCAGCCTGGCTTGGCGCCCTCCTCGGGCACCGGAACGTCGAAACCGTTGAGCGTCACCGAGACGAGGCAGTAGAGACCGACGAGATAGATGAGCTCGGCCGCGCCCGTTTCGCCGAAGGCCGCGACCGCCTGCTTGTAGCAGAGCTCCGGCAGGACGCCGCCCGCGACGAGCGAGGACGCGACGTCATAAGTGATCGCCTCCTCGCGGGTGAGATCGGGCGGACGCTGCCCCGACACGATGGTGGCGATCTTGTCGTCCGGCAGGCCACGCAGCTCGGCCGCGATCACATGGGCGTAGAGCTCGTAGCCGGACCTGAACTTCGCGCCGGTCACCAGGATCGCGACCTCGCGCACCGGGCGCGGCAAGGTCGGCGAGAAGGACATGGCCTTCACCAGCTCCCAGATCGGACCGCCGAATCTCGGTTCGTCAAGCCAAGGGGCCCAGGGGCCGATCAAGGCACCGCTGTCGGAAATGGCCTTGAAGCCCTTGAAGTTCGCCTCGATGCCCTTGCGCATATCGTCATAGAGCGGGCGCTGCTGGGCGCTCAGCTCGGAAGGCTCGGTCGGTCGAATCCGCATCGGGGAACTCCTTGCTTGGTCAGGGTCAGAGAAGCCCGCCGAGGGTCTCGCCGAGGCAGGCGCCGATCACTTGCGTCTGATAGCCGCCTTCCTGGACGATCACCGTCGGCAGCGCCAATTCGCGCACCCGGCTGCCGACGCCGCGAAAGCCCGCCGTCGAGACCTTGAGCAAACCTAGCGGATCTTCGCAATGGCTGTCGAAGCCGAGCGAGAGCACGAGGGCCTGCGCCTTGAAGGCCATGATCGCCTTCTGGGCATTGTCGATGGCCGCATGCAAGTCGCGATCGCCGGCGCCTGGCGCCAGCGGCAGGTTGAGGTTGAACCCCTCGCCCGCGCCAAAACCGCGCTCATCCGCATAGCCCGTGTAGAACGGGTAATAGGCGTCCGGATCGACATGGATCGAGACGGTCAGCACGTCCGGCCGACCATAGAAGATTTCCTGCGTCCCGTCGCCGTGATGGGCATCGACATCGAGCACCGCCACGCGCGCGAAACGGCTGCGCAGAGTTTGCGCCGCGATGGCGGCGTTATTGGCGTAGCAAAAGCCGCTGGCGCGATCGGCGCGGGCATGATGGCCGGAGGGACGGCAGAGCGCATAGGCCGCCTTCTCGCCTGCCAGCACGGCCTCGGCGGCGCTCGCGGCACAATGGGTCGCGGCGAGGATGGCGGGCCAGGTCGAGGCGCCGATCGGCACGGCGAGATCGCCGAGATAATAGCCGGCTTGCGCGACGATCGAGGTCGAGCGGCACGGCCCGCGCCGTTGGCCCGGCTGGCCGTTCCAATAGGGCGACAGGTTCGGCAGGACTTCTGGCCCGGCGTTCGGCAGCAGGCGCCAGCGCTCGAAGCTTTTCGCCAGGAAGGCGAGATAGTCAGGAGCGTGGATCGACGCGGCCGGATCGAGACCGTGATCGGGCGGCGTCTCGACCGGGATGCCGCGTTCGGCAAGCGCCGCGAGCAGCGCATCGACCCGGCTCGGCAGATCGGCTGGCGCGCTGATGCGCCCGACGCGCATGAATTGCTGAGGATCGTGAAGGCGCTGATCGGCGTGGAAGAAGGCGCGCATGGCTGTCACTACGGAGTTGTCGCGGCGGGACGCAGATTCTTGTCGA from Rhizobiales bacterium GAS188 includes:
- a CDS encoding Acetoin utilization deacetylase AcuC, encoding MRAFFHADQRLHDPQQFMRVGRISAPADLPSRVDALLAALAERGIPVETPPDHGLDPAASIHAPDYLAFLAKSFERWRLLPNAGPEVLPNLSPYWNGQPGQRRGPCRSTSIVAQAGYYLGDLAVPIGASTWPAILAATHCAASAAEAVLAGEKAAYALCRPSGHHARADRASGFCYANNAAIAAQTLRSRFARVAVLDVDAHHGDGTQEIFYGRPDVLTVSIHVDPDAYYPFYTGYADERGFGAGEGFNLNLPLAPGAGDRDLHAAIDNAQKAIMAFKAQALVLSLGFDSHCEDPLGLLKVSTAGFRGVGSRVRELALPTVIVQEGGYQTQVIGACLGETLGGLL